The Pyrodictium delaneyi genome contains a region encoding:
- a CDS encoding DUF2153 domain-containing protein yields the protein MDYAFLKQLDEWVRMQKKLLETFRETAEKVEQGDRLDLIVATRAAFQHMMRTIKAFDNWLQDPVIIAHVPREMLVEVWKVMYDVLQQLLEIDIKHTSDVRKLLEELAREGKLNPLVAAVKQIGEEEEAAGRRPSTMMI from the coding sequence ATAGACTATGCTTTTCTCAAGCAACTCGATGAATGGGTCCGCATGCAGAAGAAGCTGCTGGAGACCTTCCGGGAGACCGCTGAGAAGGTCGAGCAAGGCGACAGGCTAGACCTTATAGTAGCTACCCGCGCAGCATTCCAGCACATGATGCGCACGATAAAGGCTTTCGACAACTGGCTCCAGGATCCTGTCATAATAGCCCATGTGCCTAGAGAAATGCTGGTAGAGGTATGGAAGGTTATGTATGACGTACTCCAGCAGCTCTTGGAGATAGACATCAAGCATACAAGTGATGTGAGGAAGCTCCTCGAGGAGCTAGCACGGGAGGGTAAGCTCAACCCGCTAGTTGCTGCCGTGAAACAGATTGGCGAGGAGGAAGAGGCTGCTGGCAGAAGACCATCAACAATGATGATATAA
- the lysS gene encoding homocitrate synthase: MSECSNGVTCLGGVGGPWPRRLRVGLLDSTLREGEQTPGVSFTVEQKLEIARLLDEIGVSMIEAGHPNVAPDVYEAVKRIIGMKREGVIRRAEIVAHSRAVKKDIEVAAELEPDRIAIFYGVSDVHLKYKHKVTREEALSIIGEMIEYARQHGVRVRFTAEDATRADYSFLLEAVRTAREAGADRVSIADTVGIATPYAIRRLFERLTQDEPGVEYDIHAHNDLGMAVANSLAAVEGGATIIHVTVNGLGERSGIAPLEQVAVALKRHYGIDVVDLRRVTRLSRLVERYSGIPVPPTAPVVGENAFVHKAGVHVAGVLANPETYEPYPPEWVGRSRDYTIDKYTGRRALQARLERLGVRVSEEELVEILRRVKQRSGARWLRDEDLLEIAEEVTGRALRPRPPEEIEALVTVKCEANIYTTTVARRLSIIPGVEEVAEVTGENDILLRVRAKNPVELNQVVEAIRSTRGVRETYTMLVLRRIPMEHHDNNGRLSASS, encoded by the coding sequence ATGAGCGAGTGTAGTAACGGCGTGACATGTCTAGGCGGTGTCGGCGGCCCCTGGCCGCGCCGGCTACGTGTAGGATTGCTAGACTCTACTCTACGTGAGGGTGAGCAGACACCCGGTGTAAGCTTCACTGTAGAGCAGAAGCTGGAGATAGCCCGGCTGCTCGACGAGATAGGAGTCTCGATGATAGAGGCTGGCCATCCTAACGTTGCTCCTGACGTCTACGAGGCCGTTAAGAGGATTATAGGGATGAAGCGGGAGGGCGTGATAAGGCGGGCAGAGATCGTCGCTCACAGCCGGGCTGTTAAGAAAGACATCGAGGTCGCCGCCGAGCTCGAGCCGGACCGTATAGCTATCTTCTACGGTGTCAGCGATGTCCACCTGAAGTATAAGCACAAGGTTACCCGGGAGGAGGCCCTCTCCATTATAGGCGAGATGATAGAGTACGCGAGGCAACATGGGGTAAGAGTGCGTTTCACTGCCGAGGACGCGACTAGGGCTGACTACAGCTTCCTCCTGGAAGCCGTGAGGACTGCGCGCGAGGCAGGCGCCGACAGAGTATCGATAGCCGACACTGTGGGCATAGCGACTCCTTATGCTATACGCAGACTCTTTGAGAGGCTTACACAAGACGAGCCGGGAGTAGAGTATGATATACACGCGCACAACGACCTCGGCATGGCTGTGGCTAACAGCCTTGCTGCTGTCGAAGGAGGTGCAACGATAATCCATGTGACCGTTAACGGTCTCGGTGAGAGGTCCGGGATAGCGCCCCTAGAGCAAGTAGCTGTAGCTCTCAAGCGACACTACGGGATAGACGTAGTGGATCTACGCCGTGTAACCAGACTCTCGAGGCTCGTCGAAAGGTACAGCGGTATACCCGTGCCACCCACCGCGCCTGTTGTCGGCGAGAACGCTTTCGTACATAAGGCAGGGGTACACGTAGCCGGCGTTCTAGCTAACCCGGAGACCTATGAGCCATATCCGCCAGAGTGGGTTGGGAGGAGCCGCGACTATACTATAGACAAGTATACTGGGCGGCGTGCGCTACAGGCTAGGCTTGAGAGGCTCGGTGTAAGAGTCTCCGAGGAAGAGCTAGTAGAGATACTTCGAAGGGTTAAGCAGCGCAGTGGCGCAAGGTGGCTAAGGGATGAGGATCTGCTGGAGATAGCTGAGGAGGTTACCGGGCGAGCGCTACGGCCCAGGCCACCAGAGGAGATAGAGGCCCTGGTTACAGTTAAGTGTGAGGCCAACATCTACACGACTACTGTAGCGAGGCGCTTGAGCATTATACCCGGTGTCGAGGAGGTCGCCGAGGTCACCGGTGAGAACGATATACTCCTAAGGGTGAGGGCTAAGAATCCCGTGGAGCTTAACCAGGTTGTAGAGGCTATACGTAGTACGCGGGGTGTGCGAGAAACCTATACTATGCTAGTTCTCCGCCGTATACCTATGGAGCATCATGACAACAACGGAAGACTCTCTGCTAGCTCCTAG
- a CDS encoding menaquinone biosynthesis family protein, which yields MVACALAVLRIAHTPDPDDAYMFYGIVSGAVRIPGFDRVEHIVEDIETLNRRLVEEGWEVEVTAASAHAFAYIAERYYMMVAGASMGEGYGPIVVSRRPLRSLEGAKVAVPGRYTTARLLLRLATGGGYQEIFARFDRIPDMVLRGEADAGLLIHEAQLTYREMGLVKVIDLWEWWSNTAKGLPMPLGVDIVSKRLGLETAQALRKALQESIRYAWNRHTEALEYASRFARSGTREQLDKFVRMYVNERTLDMGPEGRQAHILLYQMAWDEKLIPEPVEPEFV from the coding sequence GTTCTATGGAATAGTTTCGGGGGCTGTGAGGATACCTGGTTTTGACCGTGTAGAGCACATAGTGGAGGACATTGAGACGCTTAACCGCCGGCTAGTAGAGGAAGGCTGGGAGGTCGAGGTTACTGCTGCTAGTGCTCATGCATTCGCCTACATAGCTGAGCGTTATTACATGATGGTTGCTGGAGCTAGTATGGGCGAGGGCTATGGCCCTATAGTGGTCTCGCGAAGGCCACTAAGGAGCCTTGAAGGCGCCAAAGTGGCTGTGCCTGGTAGGTATACGACTGCGAGGCTACTTCTACGCCTTGCGACAGGGGGTGGCTACCAGGAGATCTTTGCCAGGTTCGACAGGATACCCGACATGGTGCTCCGGGGCGAGGCTGATGCAGGACTATTGATTCACGAAGCCCAGCTTACATACAGAGAGATGGGGCTCGTCAAGGTGATTGATCTCTGGGAATGGTGGAGCAATACTGCCAAAGGACTTCCCATGCCGCTGGGTGTTGACATCGTCTCCAAGAGGCTCGGCTTAGAGACTGCACAAGCTCTCCGAAAGGCGCTCCAGGAGAGTATTAGGTACGCGTGGAACCGTCACACAGAGGCGTTAGAGTATGCTAGTAGGTTTGCGCGGAGCGGCACTAGAGAGCAGCTCGACAAGTTTGTAAGGATGTACGTTAACGAGCGGACGCTAGATATGGGGCCGGAGGGGCGTCAAGCCCACATACTTCTATACCAGATGGCGTGGGACGAGAAGCTGATACCAGAGCCCGTCGAGCCAGAATTTGTCTAA